The Nostoc sp. 'Lobaria pulmonaria (5183) cyanobiont' genome window below encodes:
- the kaiC gene encoding circadian clock protein KaiC: MNENEQLEPKQPPKNGGIEKIRTMIEGFDDISHGGLPIGRTTLLSGTSGTGKTLFSLQFLYNGITYFDEAGVFVTFEESPSDIIKNAHVFGWNLPRLIEEGKLFILDASPDPEGQDIVGNFDLSALIERLQYAIRKYKAKRVSIDSITAIFQQYEAMGVVRREIFRLVARLKLLSVTTVITTERSEEYGPVASFGVEEFVSDNVIIVRNALEGERRRRTIEILKLRGTTHMKGEYPFTITNEGVNIFPLGAMRLTQRSSNVRVSSGVKTLDEMCGGGFFKDSIILATGATGTGKTLLVSKFIQDGCLNGEQAILFAYEESRAQLSRNASSWGIDFEELEHQGLLKIICTYPESTGLEDHLQIIKSEIAIFKPTRIAIDSLSALARGVTNNAFRQFVIGVTGYAKQEEITGFFTNTTDQFLGAHSITDSHISTITDTILMLQYVEIRGEMSRAINVFKMRGSWHDKGIREYNITADGPEIKDSFRNYERIISGAPTRVSIDEKAELSRIVRRFEDKQSSEP, from the coding sequence ATGAATGAAAACGAGCAACTAGAACCAAAGCAACCACCGAAAAATGGGGGTATAGAAAAAATTCGGACGATGATCGAAGGGTTTGACGATATTAGTCATGGTGGTTTACCAATTGGTAGAACTACCTTGCTCAGCGGCACATCCGGCACAGGCAAAACTTTATTCTCTCTTCAGTTTCTCTATAACGGTATTACCTATTTTGATGAAGCAGGAGTATTTGTAACCTTTGAGGAATCACCAAGTGATATTATTAAAAATGCTCATGTTTTTGGTTGGAACTTGCCTCGCTTAATTGAAGAAGGCAAGTTATTTATTCTGGATGCATCTCCCGATCCAGAAGGTCAAGATATCGTGGGAAATTTTGACCTTTCTGCACTTATTGAGCGCTTGCAATATGCCATCCGCAAATATAAAGCTAAACGAGTTTCAATCGACTCAATAACAGCGATATTTCAGCAGTATGAAGCTATGGGAGTAGTGCGACGCGAAATTTTTCGCCTGGTAGCACGTCTCAAATTATTGAGTGTCACCACTGTAATTACTACTGAACGTAGTGAAGAATATGGGCCTGTTGCCTCTTTTGGAGTAGAAGAATTTGTTTCCGATAATGTAATAATTGTCCGCAACGCTTTAGAAGGAGAGCGCCGCCGTCGCACAATTGAAATTCTCAAATTGCGCGGCACAACTCACATGAAAGGCGAATATCCCTTCACGATTACTAATGAAGGAGTTAACATCTTCCCACTCGGAGCAATGCGCTTGACTCAACGTTCTTCTAATGTCAGGGTATCTTCTGGTGTCAAAACCTTAGATGAAATGTGCGGTGGTGGTTTCTTTAAAGATTCAATTATTTTGGCAACAGGAGCCACAGGTACTGGCAAAACCCTGTTAGTCAGCAAGTTTATTCAAGATGGCTGCCTTAATGGAGAACAAGCAATATTATTTGCTTATGAAGAATCACGCGCCCAACTATCTCGTAATGCTTCCTCTTGGGGAATTGATTTTGAAGAATTAGAACATCAAGGTTTACTCAAAATAATCTGTACTTATCCGGAATCAACTGGTTTAGAAGACCACTTACAAATTATTAAATCAGAAATTGCTATTTTCAAACCCACTCGGATTGCTATTGATTCCCTATCAGCACTAGCTAGAGGAGTTACAAATAATGCATTTCGGCAGTTTGTTATTGGTGTAACAGGTTATGCTAAACAAGAAGAAATTACTGGTTTCTTTACCAACACAACCGACCAATTTTTAGGAGCGCATTCGATTACTGACTCTCATATTTCCACGATTACCGATACAATTCTGATGTTACAGTACGTAGAAATTCGCGGAGAAATGTCGCGGGCAATTAACGTATTCAAAATGCGCGGGTCTTGGCATGATAAGGGAATTCGTGAGTATAATATTACTGCTGATGGCCCAGAAATTAAAGATTCTTTCCGAAACTACGAACGGATTATCAGCGGTGCTCCTACTCGCGTTAGTATCGATGAAAAGGCGGAACTTTCTCGCATTGTTAGACGTTTTGAAGACAAACAGAGTTCCGAACCCTAA
- the kaiB gene encoding circadian clock protein KaiB, translating into MNKARKTYVLKLYVAGNTPNSVRALKTLKDILEQEFEGVYALKVIDVLKSPQLAEEDKILATPTLSKILPPPVRKIIGDLSDRERVLIGLDLLYEELSEEDFEE; encoded by the coding sequence ATGAATAAAGCCAGAAAAACCTACGTTCTCAAGCTTTACGTAGCAGGTAACACCCCTAATTCAGTCCGAGCATTAAAAACACTCAAAGATATTTTAGAACAAGAGTTTGAAGGTGTTTATGCTTTAAAAGTGATCGATGTGCTGAAAAGCCCGCAACTAGCGGAAGAAGATAAAATATTGGCAACGCCAACATTATCTAAAATTTTACCTCCACCCGTTCGCAAAATTATTGGGGATCTTTCAGATAGAGAAAGAGTGTTGATTGGGTTGGATTTGCTCTATGAAGAACTGAGTGAAGAAGATTTTGAAGAGTAA
- a CDS encoding KaiA family protein, whose translation MLLPILILQSHINKCLNNPVDLANLKGLSTWVGKLMGAIITQFCYLPIAATTSGTINYLPNWLPLNLSKAYTSNYVYVFASQMQKSQQHFQEMTPAERQELLRQLKTDYSLILIDYFTTDKTLKDKIDKFINTIFYANIPVPQIIEIHMEIIEEFSHQLKLEGRSNETLLDYRLTLIDILAHLCEVYRSSISK comes from the coding sequence ATGTTATTACCGATATTGATTCTGCAATCTCATATTAACAAATGCTTAAATAATCCAGTTGACTTAGCCAACCTAAAAGGTTTGAGTACGTGGGTAGGGAAATTGATGGGCGCAATTATTACCCAATTTTGCTACTTACCTATTGCCGCAACGACCTCTGGAACAATCAACTACTTACCAAATTGGCTGCCACTAAATCTAAGTAAGGCATACACTAGCAACTACGTTTATGTATTTGCCAGTCAGATGCAAAAAAGCCAACAGCACTTTCAGGAGATGACTCCAGCAGAAAGACAAGAATTATTAAGACAGCTTAAAACAGATTATAGCCTGATTCTTATAGATTATTTTACTACAGACAAAACACTCAAAGATAAAATTGATAAATTCATCAATACTATATTTTATGCTAATATTCCTGTGCCTCAAATAATCGAAATTCACATGGAGATAATTGAAGAATTTTCTCACCAGCTAAAATTAGAAGGAAGGAGCAATGAAACCTTACTTGATTACCGCCTAACGTTGATAGATATCTTGGCTCACCTGTGCGAAGTCTATAGGAGTTCGATTTCTAAATAA
- a CDS encoding ATP-binding response regulator, translating into MSLLRGYDFRRKDHQLADGSAGGFHRKNDPKILMLMLDYPLYDFQATVPSCLQTSSLAVVLEIFEQEQCDRLVVVNQQQCPIGLLYSARLIPKLLAQSDDKNLNLHQSLSTWGQGLIEPIQTISASERVERLSLRWCDSQVEKPQNLDWALIDSDGRYLGLLDSSRLLRSLAQERMAGLQRSSEHRHEYDGAPNEPKSLGHQPLVHLLERLPWALMLQTGTGEVVARNPAWWQQLGTLKDPEGVRQQVEAILVPKRSEIAEYVTQPAIKVHSNGRENEHTGEGLIQQASTDAAYSRCYLDSQVGTCTCVVEVQNGQEQIWQFAKIPLDSPEFKVMSAQEEIALSTDLWLILATDVTEQQQLCKELAAKNADLIQLNRLKDEFLACISHELKTPLTAVLGLSRLLVDQQLGELNERQARYAGLIHQSGRHLMSVVNDILDLTRMETGQMDLTLTPVKISTVCDRALSEAKAIHTQTTKATSAPPPPNARSSAPQFSLSIELGLDQMVADELRLRQMLVHLLSNAFKFTEISGEIGLRVSRWEGWIAFTVWDTGIGIPEHQQHLIFQKFQQLENPLTRQFEGTGLGLVLTRALARLHGGDVSFLSREGKGSQFTLLLPPSPPKTGFSEPDMGIRKDEETQYQPTRENLATARQHPSTPTQHHLASSQRLVLVVEAVARYIEDLTEQLKGLGYRVVIARSGTEAVEKARRLQPIAIFLNPLLPLLSGWDVLTLLKSDTATRHISVIVTATGAEKEQAFANRADGFLSLPVEHQVLAPVLEKLCTAQVIPQIGLNNSAIIPTKTPLRILRLVNPQLESVNPHPSLREHRVIEVDDLDQAELLARVWQFDVILLDVESTTAQIYLQQLIGHPRLAAIPLVTCDVATTLIASKIPELSVFPYLTPFTKDNNSRTEKTDALLSVLEIASGICCPSNILVVDLTMLQDFPQVRRKPAKGYRTEKNCSISSETAERGSEWFQALIQYLQTAGFKAAMSPCWAEVLQQIRHESVDLLLICLGETSIHKDVLKALKKLGDSPLKLPPILVLNQRFNRSETSFPDGVAYQEINKQKNGLESIETVVGAIATQILPRSISMEDLLSQINQALAVNGYNSKC; encoded by the coding sequence ATGAGTCTTCTTAGAGGATATGACTTCAGGCGAAAAGACCATCAACTGGCAGATGGAAGTGCCGGAGGGTTCCACAGGAAGAATGACCCCAAAATCCTTATGTTAATGCTAGATTACCCGCTTTATGACTTTCAGGCAACCGTACCTAGCTGCCTCCAAACAAGTTCTCTGGCAGTGGTGTTGGAGATTTTTGAGCAAGAGCAGTGCGATCGCTTGGTAGTAGTGAATCAACAGCAATGCCCCATCGGATTGCTGTATTCTGCCCGTTTAATCCCAAAATTATTAGCACAAAGTGACGATAAAAATCTAAATTTACACCAATCGCTCTCTACCTGGGGTCAAGGTCTAATTGAGCCAATACAGACAATATCAGCTTCTGAGCGTGTAGAGCGATTAAGCTTGCGCTGGTGCGATTCACAAGTCGAAAAACCCCAAAACTTAGATTGGGCGCTGATTGACTCTGATGGTCGATATTTGGGGCTGCTAGATAGTTCACGCCTGTTGCGATCGCTGGCTCAAGAACGTATGGCTGGCTTACAAAGGTCTAGCGAGCATCGTCATGAGTATGATGGTGCGCCAAATGAACCCAAGTCGTTAGGACACCAGCCACTGGTACACTTGCTAGAAAGACTGCCTTGGGCTTTAATGTTGCAAACGGGTACTGGCGAGGTGGTAGCGCGAAATCCCGCCTGGTGGCAGCAATTAGGAACCTTAAAAGATCCAGAAGGGGTTAGGCAACAGGTGGAGGCAATACTTGTCCCTAAACGCTCCGAAATAGCAGAATATGTCACCCAACCAGCAATCAAAGTTCATTCCAATGGTAGGGAGAATGAGCATACTGGTGAAGGACTGATTCAGCAAGCATCAACTGATGCTGCATACAGCCGATGCTATTTGGATAGTCAGGTGGGTACTTGTACCTGCGTTGTCGAAGTGCAAAATGGTCAAGAGCAAATCTGGCAGTTTGCCAAAATTCCCTTAGATAGTCCTGAGTTTAAAGTTATGAGTGCCCAAGAGGAGATTGCACTCAGCACTGATTTGTGGTTGATTTTAGCTACTGATGTCACTGAACAGCAGCAACTTTGTAAAGAACTAGCAGCGAAGAATGCCGATTTAATTCAACTAAATCGGTTAAAAGACGAGTTTTTAGCTTGTATTAGTCATGAACTCAAAACTCCTCTAACTGCTGTTTTGGGATTATCGCGCTTGCTAGTGGATCAGCAGTTGGGAGAACTTAACGAGCGTCAAGCCCGTTATGCGGGACTGATTCATCAAAGCGGACGCCACCTGATGAGTGTGGTGAATGACATTTTAGATTTGACCCGGATGGAAACGGGACAAATGGATTTGACACTGACTCCGGTGAAAATCAGTACTGTGTGCGATCGCGCCCTATCGGAAGCCAAAGCTATCCACACTCAAACCACCAAAGCAACATCTGCCCCGCCACCTCCAAATGCCCGTTCATCTGCTCCTCAATTCAGTCTTTCCATTGAACTAGGTCTAGATCAGATGGTGGCAGACGAATTGCGCTTACGCCAGATGCTAGTACATTTACTTTCCAACGCCTTTAAATTCACCGAAATATCTGGCGAAATTGGGCTGCGGGTGAGTCGTTGGGAAGGATGGATTGCCTTTACAGTTTGGGATACAGGTATTGGCATTCCTGAACACCAGCAACACTTAATCTTTCAAAAATTCCAACAACTAGAAAATCCCCTGACTCGCCAATTTGAAGGCACTGGTTTAGGGCTAGTATTAACTCGCGCCTTGGCTCGCCTCCACGGAGGAGATGTCAGCTTCTTATCGCGTGAAGGTAAAGGTAGCCAGTTTACCCTACTTCTGCCGCCCAGTCCCCCGAAAACAGGCTTTTCGGAACCAGATATGGGAATCAGAAAAGACGAGGAGACACAATACCAACCGACACGGGAAAATCTCGCCACCGCTCGTCAGCATCCTAGTACGCCCACACAGCATCATCTTGCGAGTTCGCAAAGGTTGGTTTTGGTAGTCGAGGCTGTAGCTCGATATATTGAAGACTTGACCGAACAACTCAAAGGTTTAGGATATCGGGTAGTGATTGCGCGATCGGGGACAGAAGCAGTCGAAAAAGCGCGGCGCTTGCAACCAATAGCAATATTTTTAAATCCGTTGTTACCCCTGCTATCAGGTTGGGATGTACTGACTTTACTAAAATCTGACACCGCAACCCGTCATATATCTGTAATTGTGACAGCGACGGGAGCCGAAAAGGAGCAAGCATTTGCCAACCGAGCCGATGGCTTCTTAAGTTTGCCAGTAGAGCATCAGGTCTTAGCACCAGTTCTAGAAAAATTATGTACTGCACAAGTAATACCGCAGATAGGGTTAAATAATAGTGCAATTATCCCAACTAAAACCCCACTGCGAATTCTCAGGTTGGTGAATCCCCAGTTAGAATCGGTCAATCCCCACCCCTCACTTCGAGAACATCGGGTGATTGAAGTAGATGACCTAGATCAGGCAGAACTTTTGGCGCGGGTATGGCAGTTTGATGTGATTTTGTTAGATGTCGAAAGTACCACCGCCCAAATTTATTTGCAACAACTAATTGGACATCCGCGTTTAGCAGCTATACCACTGGTGACTTGCGATGTTGCAACTACCTTAATTGCTTCTAAAATACCAGAGCTATCTGTATTTCCTTACTTAACACCATTTACTAAAGATAACAACAGTCGCACTGAGAAAACAGATGCTTTACTATCAGTACTAGAAATTGCTTCTGGTATTTGCTGCCCTTCCAACATCTTAGTAGTGGATTTAACAATGCTACAGGATTTCCCCCAGGTAAGACGTAAGCCAGCTAAGGGTTATCGGACAGAAAAAAATTGCTCAATTAGTAGTGAAACTGCTGAACGGGGATCTGAATGGTTCCAAGCTTTAATTCAATACCTCCAAACAGCAGGCTTCAAAGCGGCGATGAGTCCTTGTTGGGCAGAAGTGTTGCAACAAATTCGCCACGAAAGCGTTGACTTACTGCTAATTTGTTTAGGAGAAACCTCTATCCACAAAGATGTACTCAAAGCACTGAAAAAATTAGGAGATTCGCCTTTAAAGTTGCCACCAATTTTGGTATTAAATCAGCGATTTAATCGCTCAGAAACCAGTTTTCCGGATGGAGTAGCTTATCAGGAAATTAACAAGCAGAAGAATGGTTTGGAATCGATAGAAACTGTTGTTGGTGCGATCGCTACCCAAATCTTACCGCGATCAATATCAATGGAAGACCTATTAAGCCAGATCAATCAAGCTTTAGCTGTCAATGGCTATAACAGCAAATGTTAA
- a CDS encoding ArnT family glycosyltransferase, whose protein sequence is MRMKLSVKHTVDRWFNKIAKNPALSVTVSILWLIVVAWVAFGWNLGNTGLIDETEPLFAEASRQMFVTGDWITPFFNGDTRFDKPALIYWCQAIAYHIIGVNEWAVRLPSAIAAFGLICLAFYTIQWYLAKQDELEEVSRPTRRYLISFIAAALMALNPETIIWARTGVSDMLLTGCMASALLCFFLGYAGKEGSRGAELITNAQSPMFHAPFLNKWYLAFYVLIAGAILTKGPVGIVLPGLIVAAFLLYVGKVREVLREMHLLVGILIIIALSVPWYALVIWRNGWNYINSFFGYHNLERFTEVVNGHSAPWYFYFLVVLLGFAPYSVYLPASIIRLKFWQRSHWRSLERFQQFGLFAWFWFASIFTFFCIAVTKLPSYVLPLMPAAAILVALLWSDLFQDTETRQTISVSPPFLWSGWVNVVFLSFLATALLNITHILGTDPAISNFHELIEQSGLPVIAGIIWLVCAVLVAGLLLSRRWNYIISINLIGFVAFIIFVLTPASFFIDRERQLPLRELSAVILEAKQPNEELIMLGFKKPSVVFYSHIHVNYLKFPKEAVEHIKNQAAKGLKPSSVLLLAEQKKFLQMDLQPDDYKNLSTKGAYNLVRVPFKKMKNQKIDIS, encoded by the coding sequence ATGAGAATGAAATTGAGTGTAAAGCACACTGTTGATCGGTGGTTCAACAAAATAGCAAAAAATCCAGCCCTGAGTGTAACTGTGTCGATTTTGTGGTTGATAGTAGTTGCCTGGGTGGCTTTTGGGTGGAATTTGGGCAATACTGGCTTGATTGATGAGACAGAGCCGCTCTTTGCCGAAGCTTCCCGCCAGATGTTCGTTACAGGTGATTGGATTACCCCATTTTTCAATGGTGACACTCGTTTCGATAAACCTGCTTTAATTTACTGGTGTCAGGCGATCGCATATCACATAATTGGCGTGAATGAATGGGCAGTACGCCTTCCTTCCGCGATCGCAGCATTCGGTTTAATTTGTTTAGCTTTTTACACCATCCAGTGGTATCTGGCTAAACAAGACGAATTAGAGGAAGTTTCACGTCCGACTCGCCGCTACTTAATATCTTTTATAGCAGCAGCGCTCATGGCACTCAATCCCGAAACTATTATTTGGGCGAGAACGGGTGTCTCTGATATGCTGCTCACCGGATGCATGGCATCGGCTTTGTTATGTTTCTTTCTAGGGTATGCAGGGAAGGAAGGGAGCAGGGGAGCAGAATTAATCACAAATGCCCAATCCCCAATGTTTCATGCCCCATTTCTTAATAAGTGGTACTTAGCTTTTTATGTGCTGATTGCTGGTGCAATTTTGACCAAAGGGCCAGTGGGAATTGTTTTACCTGGGCTAATTGTTGCTGCTTTTTTGCTTTACGTGGGTAAAGTGCGAGAGGTGTTGCGGGAAATGCACCTTCTCGTAGGTATACTGATAATTATCGCTTTGTCAGTGCCCTGGTATGCTTTAGTAATTTGGCGCAATGGCTGGAATTACATTAACTCCTTTTTTGGTTATCACAACCTGGAACGCTTTACAGAAGTAGTTAATGGTCACTCAGCACCTTGGTATTTTTACTTTTTAGTCGTGCTGTTGGGTTTTGCACCATATTCAGTGTATTTACCAGCTTCTATAATCAGACTAAAGTTTTGGCAGCGATCGCATTGGCGATCCCTTGAACGTTTTCAGCAATTTGGTTTATTTGCCTGGTTCTGGTTTGCTAGCATCTTTACCTTTTTTTGCATTGCTGTTACTAAACTCCCTAGCTACGTATTGCCTTTAATGCCAGCAGCAGCAATCCTGGTAGCCCTATTGTGGAGCGACCTTTTTCAAGATACAGAGACACGGCAAACAATTTCTGTTTCTCCCCCATTCCTTTGGAGTGGTTGGGTGAATGTAGTGTTTTTGTCATTTTTGGCAACAGCACTGCTCAACATAACCCATATATTAGGTACTGATCCAGCGATCAGTAACTTCCACGAACTAATTGAACAATCTGGTTTACCAGTAATCGCGGGTATAATTTGGCTAGTTTGTGCTGTTTTGGTTGCGGGTTTATTATTGAGTCGCCGCTGGAACTACATTATCAGTATTAATTTAATCGGGTTTGTGGCGTTTATAATTTTTGTCTTAACGCCTGCTTCGTTCTTTATCGATCGAGAACGTCAATTACCCTTAAGGGAATTGTCTGCGGTCATTTTAGAAGCAAAACAACCAAACGAAGAATTGATCATGCTTGGCTTCAAAAAGCCTAGTGTGGTATTTTACAGCCACATCCACGTAAATTATTTAAAATTTCCTAAAGAGGCTGTAGAGCATATTAAAAACCAGGCTGCTAAAGGACTAAAACCTTCCTCAGTGCTGCTGTTGGCTGAACAGAAAAAGTTTTTACAAATGGACTTACAGCCAGATGATTACAAGAATTTATCGACCAAGGGTGCTTATAACTTGGTTCGAGTTCCTTTTAAGAAAATGAAAAATCAAAAAATAGACATATCATAA
- a CDS encoding DUF565 domain-containing protein — protein MQNTRLNNLFDAIATRFGQWFLNPWRRLSLLIISFLFGFFLGNAVSTTAGQRAELDIVAAGFLVLLTEITSRIFYSRRFLDRRSLLVDSLNLLKVGFIYSLFLEAFKLGS, from the coding sequence ATGCAAAACACTCGTCTCAATAACTTGTTCGATGCCATTGCTACACGCTTTGGGCAATGGTTTTTAAATCCTTGGCGACGACTATCGTTGCTGATAATTAGTTTTTTGTTCGGTTTTTTTCTGGGAAACGCAGTTTCCACTACAGCTGGACAACGGGCAGAGTTAGACATTGTGGCAGCTGGTTTTTTAGTCTTGTTGACGGAAATTACCAGCAGGATATTTTATAGTCGCAGGTTTTTGGATAGGCGATCGCTCTTGGTAGACTCATTAAATCTCCTCAAAGTTGGTTTCATCTACAGCCTGTTTCTCGAAGCTTTTAAGCTGGGATCGTAG
- a CDS encoding glycerate kinase — translation MNLWLSVLATNGMGETWKQEARVAALADRLKAKAFGITPENVDEMIERRSHLLKSVFPAFSEFCQTTFKVEPQEMLQVLWDLWLPLGIKLASQRQQLGRPLIQGILGGQGTGKTTMSKVLILILDHLGYRTVSLSLDDLYKNYSERLLLTQQDSRLIWRGPPGTHDIDLGLNVLDQIRQLQSPVMLPRFDKSAFGGAGDRTTSEMVADVDIVLFEGWFVGVRPIEPDVFDTAPPPIVTDEDRAFARDMNLRLHNYLPLWERLDSLIVLYPIDYRCSLEWRKQAEQQMIAAGKSGMSDAEIEQFVNYFWRSLHPELFITPLVRDATGVDLVIEINPDHSFGQVYCDRT, via the coding sequence ATGAATTTGTGGCTGAGTGTTTTGGCAACCAATGGGATGGGGGAAACTTGGAAGCAGGAAGCTAGAGTTGCTGCACTGGCAGATCGGTTAAAGGCAAAAGCTTTTGGCATCACGCCGGAAAATGTTGATGAAATGATCGAAAGGCGATCGCATTTACTAAAATCTGTCTTCCCAGCTTTTAGCGAATTCTGTCAAACTACTTTCAAAGTAGAACCCCAGGAAATGTTACAGGTATTGTGGGACTTGTGGCTGCCTTTGGGGATCAAACTAGCATCGCAGCGCCAACAATTGGGACGCCCCCTGATTCAAGGAATATTGGGAGGACAAGGCACTGGTAAAACCACAATGTCAAAGGTTCTGATTTTGATTCTCGACCATTTGGGATACAGGACTGTGAGTTTATCTTTGGATGACTTATATAAAAATTACAGCGAGCGCTTGCTTTTGACACAGCAAGATTCCCGCTTAATTTGGCGCGGCCCGCCAGGAACCCACGATATAGACTTAGGTTTAAATGTACTAGATCAAATTCGCCAGTTGCAAAGCCCAGTGATGCTTCCCCGCTTTGATAAATCTGCTTTTGGAGGTGCTGGCGATCGCACTACTTCCGAAATGGTAGCGGATGTAGATATTGTACTATTTGAAGGTTGGTTTGTGGGTGTGCGACCAATCGAACCAGATGTATTTGATACTGCGCCACCGCCAATTGTCACAGATGAAGATAGAGCATTTGCCCGCGATATGAATCTTCGCCTCCACAATTATTTACCACTGTGGGAGCGATTGGACAGTTTAATTGTGCTGTATCCCATCGATTACCGCTGTTCTTTAGAGTGGCGCAAACAGGCAGAACAGCAGATGATTGCTGCGGGGAAATCGGGAATGAGTGATGCAGAGATAGAGCAATTTGTCAATTATTTTTGGCGATCGCTTCACCCGGAATTATTCATCACGCCGTTGGTAAGAGATGCGACAGGGGTTGATTTAGTGATTGAGATTAATCCCGATCATAGTTTTGGTCAAGTGTATTGCGATCGCACTTAG
- a CDS encoding restriction endonuclease subunit R yields MTILNARNLSLEEVQRLFGFQEQYSDSFSNYLSLEPLPKVEQQELLQIRNDFRRYLTAGKVSEGQVKFLAVAPLLRLAGFYRYPIEIVLEENIADIEVEDEDIRIKGRFDILAISKAKYTKPQTYFWVLLIESKNSQIDISTGLPQLLTYAYKNLDNKKSVWGLTTNARSYQFVYIEQGNPPIYYLLPELNLMERERSSQLLQVLKAICQL; encoded by the coding sequence ATGACAATTCTCAACGCTCGGAATTTATCCTTAGAAGAAGTTCAGCGTTTGTTTGGCTTTCAAGAACAGTACAGTGACTCATTTTCTAATTACTTATCTTTAGAACCTCTCCCCAAAGTTGAACAACAAGAACTTCTGCAAATTAGAAATGATTTTCGACGCTACCTGACAGCAGGCAAAGTTTCTGAAGGTCAGGTTAAGTTTCTTGCAGTTGCGCCTTTACTAAGATTAGCTGGTTTTTATCGCTATCCTATCGAGATTGTTTTGGAAGAGAATATTGCTGATATTGAAGTTGAAGATGAAGATATCAGAATTAAAGGCAGATTTGATATTTTAGCTATTAGTAAAGCTAAATATACAAAACCTCAAACATATTTTTGGGTACTGTTAATTGAATCTAAAAATAGTCAGATTGATATATCAACAGGTTTACCTCAGCTACTCACTTATGCTTATAAAAATTTAGATAATAAAAAATCAGTTTGGGGATTAACGACTAACGCTAGAAGTTATCAGTTTGTCTATATCGAACAAGGAAATCCCCCTATTTATTATCTGTTACCAGAATTAAATTTAATGGAAAGAGAGCGTTCAAGTCAGTTGCTACAAGTTTTAAAAGCAATTTGTCAGCTTTAA